The Apibacter raozihei DNA segment AGATGGAACTAAATCCTTTAATTTCAGAGAAGGAGCTGTAAAAAAGGTGTTTTCTGATGAAAATATAGGATTTGTTAAAACCAGATTATTAAGCGGTCCTTTTGCCGTTGAAGATATTTGCATGATAGCATTTGAATTCCAGTCTTTTACGAAATACCTTATATCTTTTCCGGAAATTTTACTACCTGTTTTTAAATCCAAATCCCAACTTACCTGATCACTAAAATTTGCTAATCCGTTTTCTTTAGTATGTCTGAAGTAAAGGCTGCCCAGTAATAAGGAAGTATCAGATTCCAAAATTAAATTTTTAAACGATAATTCCGTTTCAGAATAATGAACAAGTCCTGAAATCTGATTGACAATATAATTATCATTATATCTCTTACCTTTAAAATTAAATAAATCAACCCAAACATTTATATCAGAACCGTTAATTTTAACTTTCGAGACTTTCAGGTTTAAATTTTTAGCATCCAGCCAGGTCTGATCTTCTTTAGGTTGATTTTGACTGACAATTGAAAACTGACCATTTACAATATCTGCTCTTCCTTCAAGCTTAAAAGGTTGATCCGATGATTGTTTATCTGATTTAAATTTATCTATGAATAGTGAAAAATTATCTCGATCTTCTCCTTTATAAGTAATAACTCTTACTACTGGTTCTTTTAATCGAATCTGATTTATTTTAAGACTGTTTTTCTTATCAATCAATAAATTTTTTATTAATGAATAAGTGCTAAAAAAAGCTTTTGCTTCTTTAACTTTAATAAAATCGAAATTATGATGATCTTTGACTGCTGTCTCATTTAAAACCAGATTACCAAAATAATCTACTTCAACACTTTTAACAGATATTTGAGTCTTAAATTGATTATTAAGAAATTCAATACCTGCCTGCGCAATTTTTTCTTTAACCGGAGGAAGATTGATTATTACTATAAATGCCAGAAATACAAAGAGTATTATGTAAAATGCAAATAATACTGTATTTAGTATTCTTCTGAATATCTTTTTAATTTTTAACTTTGCCATAAATGAAAACACCCATTATTTTAGGAATAGAATCTTCTTGCGATGATACATCAGCAGCTATTATTAAAGGAAAAACTATTCTTTCCAATATTGTTTCTGCACAAAAAGTACACCAAAATTACGGAGGTGTCGTTCCTGAATTAGCATCAAGAGCACACCAGCAAAATATAGTACCTGTTGTTCAGCAAGCTATTCAACAAGCAAATATAACCAAAAAAGATATAGATGCAATCGCGTTTACACGTGGTCCCGGATTATTAGGTTCTTTGCTTGTAGGTACCAGCTTTGCTAAATCTTTAGCTATGTCTTTACAAATTCCTTTGATTGAGGTAAACCATATGCAAGGTCATATTTTTGCGCATTTTATTGAAGACGCTAATGCTAATTCCATAAATTTTCCTTTTCTATGCTTAACGGTAAGCGGAGGTCATACTCAAATTGTTAAGGTCGATAATTATTTTACTCTTTCTGTTCTCGGAGAAACTTTGGATGATGCTGCAGGCGAAGCTTTTGATAAAATAGGAAAATTATTGGGATTGAATTATCCGGCGGGTCCGCTTTTAGATAAAATGGCACAGTTGGGAGACGAAAATAAATTTAAATTTTCACAGCCAAAGCTGGATGGAATAAAATTTTCATTTAGTGGGATTAAAACATCTGTATTGTATTTTATACAAAAAGAAATACAGAAAAATCCAGACTTTATTCAGGAAAACCTACATGATTTATGTGCTTCTGTACAAAAAACAATTGTGGATGCTCTACTTATTAAAATTAAAGAAGCTGTTAAATTAACCGGAATAAATAAAATTGCGATTGCCGGAGGAGTATCTGCAAATTCCAGATTGAGATCTGAAATCCTAAAGCTGGAAGAAACTTTTAATTGTAAAACTTTTATACCAAAATTTGAATATACCACGGATAATGCCGCAATGATTGCTGTTGTAGGAAGTATAAAATATGAGTATAATGTTTTTTCAGATTTATCTGTAGCTGCAACAGCAAGATATAAAATTTAATAGCAAATACGTATGATAAAAAATTTGTTCAAGCATAGTATTCTTATAACTTTATTCGTAAGTTTAGCATTTTCCTGTCAAAAAAATAAAATTTTATTTAAAGAAGATTTTCAAAATAACCATAACGGATGGGATACTCTTACAACTTCTTATTTGTCAAATAAAATTGTTGACAGGCAATTTATTTCTACCAATGAATTTGATAATGTCATAAACTTCTCTTTAATAGAGCCTCAAATTAAAGAAAAAAATTTATGGATCGAATCATCAATTAAATTTAATAAGTTTTACAAAGCAGGTTCTTTAGGTGGTTTGATTATTTTAGCGGATAATATAAAAGATCCGAAAGAATATTTGTTTTTTGGAATTAATGATAAGAAAGAAGTCTGTATTTCAAGAGAAAGTCTCAATCCTTCCAAAGCTCAGACTTATTATATGCATAAAAATGAGAACTTAAAATTAGATGACTATAATACTTTCTCAATACATATATCAAACTCAAAATTACAGTTTCTTCTTAACAGCAAATCTGTTATAGCTATAGATAGGATAGAATTTTCTACCACTACTATGGGATACGTTACTTTAGGGTCTCAAATAGCGGTTAAAGATTTAGAAATAAAAAAATCACTCTAATATCTGATAAAAAAAGACTTAACCTAATAAGTTAAGTCTTTTTATTTATTAATACATAAATGATATTATTTATACATATACGCCTTATTTTGTTTTTGATTTGTTTTGTTACTTCCTTTATTGTTAGTAGCATTTGAACTTTTAGACGTCGATGTGTTCTTAGTTTCCGAATAACTTTTTACTGAACTATTCTTATAAGGACTGGAATTATAATATTCCAACGCTTTTGACATGTCTTTGTTAAGATCTGCGATTCTGTTTTCCGGATTAGGGTGGGTTGATAAAAATTCAGGAGTATTATTTCCCCCTGAAGCTTCAGTTGCTTTTATCATTCTTTCCCAGAATAAAGGTGCTTCTCTGGGATCATATCCCGCCATTGACATTATATAAAGTCCCATAGCATCAGCATCAGTCTCTTGTTTTCTGCCATATCTTAATAAAGTAATATTACTGGCTATTGGATAATAATCGTTAATCACTCCTTTTAATTGTTGATTGCTTGTAACACCACTTAACAGTTGCCCCCCCACCTGGGAAACATAAGACTGGGAAATTTTTTCAGCTCCATGACCTGCCAGTGCATGAGCAATTTCGTGACCCAAAACAACAGCCAGTCCTGCATCGGTTTTTGTAACGGGCAAAATTCCTGAATATACAGCAACTTTTCCTCCAGGCATACACCAGGCATTAATTGTTTTTGGATCGTCTATCAATACAAATTGCCACTCATAACCATTTAAGGCAGCCTCCTGCCCTATGGATTTATAATATGCTTCAGCTGCATTTTTTATACGACTACCAACTTCAGATACTTGTCTGGACTGAGCAGTACCGGTAATTAATTTGCTCGATGACAAAACTTGAGTATACTGCTGGAAGGATAAAGGCAAAATTTGAGAGTTTGAAACAAAATTTAATGATTTTCTTCCTGTGAGAGGGTTAGTTGCACAAGCAACTGTAAGCAAAGCAACGGCAGAAGCTGCTATTAATTTATTCGCTTTCATAGATTTATATAATTTATATTAGCTATATAGTAAATTTATTAATTAATGTTATTAAATTTGCAAAGATTTAAAAACAACATAAAATCAAAAAATATGCCTTACTTATTTACATCCGAATCGGTATCGGAAGGCCACCCAGATAAAATAGCAGATCAAATATCTGATGCTATACTTGATAACTTCTTAGCTTTCGACCCCGAATCTAAAGTAGCTTGTGAGACTTTAGTTACAACGGGACAGGTAATTCTTGCGGGAGAAATAAAATCAAATACCTATATTGATTTACAACATATTACCCGGGATGTTATCCGAAAAATAGGTTATACCAAAAGTGAATATAAATTTGAAGCTGAATCTTGTGGTATATTATCGGCATTACATGAACAATCTCAAGACATTAACCGTGGAGTTGATAAAGTAAATAAGGAAGAGCAAGGGGCTGGTGATCAGGGAATGATGTTTGGATATGCAACCAATGAAACTGATAATTTTATGCCTATGGCATTAGATATTTCACATAGCATTCTAAAAGTTCTTGCTAAAATAAGAAAAGAAGGTAAAGTAATGACTTATCTGAGACCGGATGCTAAGGCTCAGGTTACTATAGAGTATGACGATAATAATAAACCGGTTAGAATTGACACTATTGTTCTTTCTACTCAGCATGATATGTTTCATCAGGATGAAGAAGTAGTGTTGGAACAAATTGCTAACGATGTAAAAAATAT contains these protein-coding regions:
- the tsaD gene encoding tRNA (adenosine(37)-N6)-threonylcarbamoyltransferase complex transferase subunit TsaD translates to MKTPIILGIESSCDDTSAAIIKGKTILSNIVSAQKVHQNYGGVVPELASRAHQQNIVPVVQQAIQQANITKKDIDAIAFTRGPGLLGSLLVGTSFAKSLAMSLQIPLIEVNHMQGHIFAHFIEDANANSINFPFLCLTVSGGHTQIVKVDNYFTLSVLGETLDDAAGEAFDKIGKLLGLNYPAGPLLDKMAQLGDENKFKFSQPKLDGIKFSFSGIKTSVLYFIQKEIQKNPDFIQENLHDLCASVQKTIVDALLIKIKEAVKLTGINKIAIAGGVSANSRLRSEILKLEETFNCKTFIPKFEYTTDNAAMIAVVGSIKYEYNVFSDLSVAATARYKI
- a CDS encoding M48 family metallopeptidase is translated as MKANKLIAASAVALLTVACATNPLTGRKSLNFVSNSQILPLSFQQYTQVLSSSKLITGTAQSRQVSEVGSRIKNAAEAYYKSIGQEAALNGYEWQFVLIDDPKTINAWCMPGGKVAVYSGILPVTKTDAGLAVVLGHEIAHALAGHGAEKISQSYVSQVGGQLLSGVTSNQQLKGVINDYYPIASNITLLRYGRKQETDADAMGLYIMSMAGYDPREAPLFWERMIKATEASGGNNTPEFLSTHPNPENRIADLNKDMSKALEYYNSSPYKNSSVKSYSETKNTSTSKSSNATNNKGSNKTNQKQNKAYMYK
- the metK gene encoding methionine adenosyltransferase — encoded protein: MPYLFTSESVSEGHPDKIADQISDAILDNFLAFDPESKVACETLVTTGQVILAGEIKSNTYIDLQHITRDVIRKIGYTKSEYKFEAESCGILSALHEQSQDINRGVDKVNKEEQGAGDQGMMFGYATNETDNFMPMALDISHSILKVLAKIRKEGKVMTYLRPDAKAQVTIEYDDNNKPVRIDTIVLSTQHDMFHQDEEVVLEQIANDVKNIVIPEVKAESKEEIKALFDGDIIYHINPTGKFEIGGPHGDTGLTGRKIIVDTYGGKGAHGGGAFSGKDPSKVDRSAAYATRHIAKNLVAAGIADEVLVQVSYAIGVTEPCGLYVNTYGSSKVNLTDGEIAAKIEKIFDLRPYAIEKRLKLRNPIYAETAAYGHMGRRNETIVKRFERNSDGGNVEVKEIEVELFTWEKLDFVQTLKKEFNL